In Phycisphaerae bacterium, the DNA window TTTTTTACGAACAAAGCGAGAAAACCTCGCCGGAGTATGCTTGATCAGGGTCTAGCGCCGGGCCTCGCCCCCGCAATCAGGGCGAACAACGCATATCCCAAATAGCAGGGCAACACGCCCATGTTGAAGATGTTCGCGCCAAGGGCCAGCAGGCCGCCATCCTGGAAAATCAGACACTGCACGATCAGGATGGAAGCCATCACCAGCGTGGCCGCGTGTGGGCCGAGCAGAATGGCCAGCAGCACCCCACCGCTGAAATGCCCGCTGGTGCCCGGCAGGATGGGAAAGTTGATCATCTGGGCGGCGAAGACGAAGGCCCCCATCACGCCCATCAGCGGCACCTTGGCCGGATCAAACGTCCGGCCGGTGCGCCAAGAGGAGTACACCAGCACGGCCGCCGCGACGACGATGAAAGCCCACGCAACCATGGGCGTCAGCAACTCGTTGGCCATGTGCATTGCCAGCATGCCGGCGTGTCTCCGCCGCGCGCCGTCTTCAGAATGGCGGTATTACGGCTTATGAGATTGTAGCACTGCACCGGAACCCCGTCAACGGCTCGCAACGTAAGTTACGGGTCGAACCGTGTCAGGTGTTCATCTCATAAGATACTCTGAATTGACGCAGTTGAGCGGTTTTTCTCCACGGAGCACGCGGGCGACTTCCTGAGCGGCCTTGGTGCGCACCTCGACAAAGGCGGATTCAGAATAGAAGGCGCAATGCGCCGTGATGATGAGATTGACGAACGGCTCCTCGGTTCGCCGCCACAGTTTGATGAGCCGCAGATTTGCCGGGGGCGGTTCGGCAGGCAGGACATCGATGCCGGCTCCCCCGATGCGCCGGGACTCCAGGGCATCGGCCAGATCGTCCACGTTGACCACGTCGCCGCGAGCAGTGTTGATCACAAAAGCGCCGGGTTTCATTCTTCCCAAAGTGGTCGCATTGATCATGTGGTACGTTTCGCGGGTCAGCGGCACGTGCAGAGAAACGATATCGCTCGTGGCGAGCAACGTATCCAGATCGACCCTTTCGACGCCGACGGCCTTTTCGATCCCCGGCCGCAAGTACGGGTCACAGGCCAGAACTCGCATTTTCAGCGCCTTGGCACGCAAAGCGGTGGCCGTGCCGATCCGCCCTAGACCAACGATGCCAAGCGTCGCCTCGCTCAACCGGAAGACCGGCTCGGCTGAGCGGTAGTCCCAAGGCTCCAACCGCGACCGAAGACGACGATCTGCAAGCACCAATCCCCGATTGCACGCCATCATCAAGGCAATAGCGTGATCGGCCACCTCGTCCACCCCGTAGTCCGGCACGTTGCAGACGATAATGCCCTTCCTGCCGGCGGCCTCGAGATCCACGGAGTCAAAGCCGACCCCGCCTCGGACGATCACCTTGCACCGATCGAGAACGTCGATCACTCGGCGGGGAATCGAGGTCTGATGATACACAATAAGGCCGTCGGAGTCTTCGACGCGACCGATGAGGTCGTCAGGTCCCAACGACATCAGGCACTCAACCGTCGCCAGGCTGGCCAGCGCGTTTTCCTCGATCCTGACCGGCGGCGTCAGATAGTCCGTGATTCTGACCTTGAACATGGTACCTCTCGCTCAAGGGTGCAACATGATCTTCAGTCGTTCGGCCGGGTGATTGATCTGGAGATCGAAGGCCTTGACGGTCTCGGACAGCGGCAGTTCGTGCGAGATCAATGGCCGGGTCCGGATCTTGCTCTTGGCCATGAGCCGCAAAGTCTGCGGGAACACGTTCGGCGAGGCCACAGACGTAATGATGTTCAAATCGCGAACCGCGACGTTGCCCATGTCAAACTCCGGCACCGGTATCTCAGGCAGGCC includes these proteins:
- a CDS encoding energy-coupling factor ABC transporter permease: MLAMHMANELLTPMVAWAFIVVAAAVLVYSSWRTGRTFDPAKVPLMGVMGAFVFAAQMINFPILPGTSGHFSGGVLLAILLGPHAATLVMASILIVQCLIFQDGGLLALGANIFNMGVLPCYLGYALFALIAGARPGARP
- a CDS encoding C-terminal binding protein, which gives rise to MFKVRITDYLTPPVRIEENALASLATVECLMSLGPDDLIGRVEDSDGLIVYHQTSIPRRVIDVLDRCKVIVRGGVGFDSVDLEAAGRKGIIVCNVPDYGVDEVADHAIALMMACNRGLVLADRRLRSRLEPWDYRSAEPVFRLSEATLGIVGLGRIGTATALRAKALKMRVLACDPYLRPGIEKAVGVERVDLDTLLATSDIVSLHVPLTRETYHMINATTLGRMKPGAFVINTARGDVVNVDDLADALESRRIGGAGIDVLPAEPPPANLRLIKLWRRTEEPFVNLIITAHCAFYSESAFVEVRTKAAQEVARVLRGEKPLNCVNSEYLMR